The Streptomyces asoensis DNA window CCTGCTCGTCTACCTCCTGCTGAGCATCGCCAACAAGCTCGTCGCGGCCACCGCCCAGCGCCGTACCGAACTGGCCGCCCTGCGGCTCAACGGCACCACACCGCGGCAGATCCGCGCGATGATGCGCCGCGAGGCCGCGATGACGGCCGCCACCGCGCTCGTCACCGCCCTGCTGCTCTCCGCGCCGCCCCTCGCCCTCCTGGGCCAGGGCTTCCTGGGCCGCCCCTGGCCGGCCGGACCGGCCTGGCTGCTGCCGGGCCTCGCGGCCCTGGTCACCGTCACCGCCTTCGTCACCGTCGAACTCCCCACCCGGCGGACCCTGCGCACGCCACCGGTCTGACGGCGGGTGCCGTACGGCGGTCCGCGCGCCGCTACCGGGGGGTCCCCGAGCGGAAGGTCCGGCGGTAGGTGTCCGGCGGCACGCCGACCGTGCGGTTGAAGTGCCGGCGCAGGGTGGTGGCGGTGCCCATGCCGGTGGCCGCGGCGACGGCGTCCACCACTTCGTCGGTGGTCTCCAGCAACTCCTGCGCCCGCCGGATCCGTTGGGTCAGCAGCCAGCGCAGCGGAGTGGTGCCGGTCACCGCCCTGAAGTGGCGGCCCAGATGGCGCGAGCTCATCCCGGCCTGCCGGGCCAGGTCCTCCACGGTGAGCGGCCGGTCGAGGCGTTCGATCGCCCAGGGCAGGAGCGCGCCGAGCGGGTGGTCGTCGCGCGCGGGCACCGGCGCGGCGACGAACTGGGCCTGGCCCCCGGCCCGGTGCGGCGGTACGACCAGCCGGCGGGCGACCGCGTTGGCGACCGACGAGCCGTGGTCGAGGCGGACCAGGTGCAGGCACAGGTCCATGGCGGCGGCCTTGCCCGCCGAGGTCAGCACACGGCCCTCGTCCACGTAGAGCACGTCCGGGTCCACCGCCACCCGCGGGTGACGGGCCGCCAGCACGTCGGTGTGCGCCCAGTGCGTGGTGGCGCGCCGGCCGTCCAGCAGACCGGCGGCGGCCAGCACGAAGGCACCCGTGCACAGCGAGGCCACCCGCGCCCCCGCCTCGTGGGCCGCCCGGACCGCGTCGACGAGAGGGGCGGGCGGTTCCACGTCGACGTCCGCCCAGCCGGGGACGATCACGGTGCGGGCCTCCCGCAGGCGGTCGAGCCCCCGGTCGGGCTCCAGCAGGAACCGGCCGACCCGCAGGGCCCCCGTCCCGCAGATCTCCACGTCGTACCAGGGGACGGTCACAC harbors:
- a CDS encoding helix-turn-helix domain-containing protein: MADVALALTEGMLHFELSMAYEVFGAAPAGVTVPWYDVEICGTGALRVGRFLLEPDRGLDRLREARTVIVPGWADVDVEPPAPLVDAVRAAHEAGARVASLCTGAFVLAAAGLLDGRRATTHWAHTDVLAARHPRVAVDPDVLYVDEGRVLTSAGKAAAMDLCLHLVRLDHGSSVANAVARRLVVPPHRAGGQAQFVAAPVPARDDHPLGALLPWAIERLDRPLTVEDLARQAGMSSRHLGRHFRAVTGTTPLRWLLTQRIRRAQELLETTDEVVDAVAAATGMGTATTLRRHFNRTVGVPPDTYRRTFRSGTPR